A portion of the Podospora pseudoanserina strain CBS 124.78 chromosome 2, whole genome shotgun sequence genome contains these proteins:
- a CDS encoding hypothetical protein (EggNog:ENOG502S025), with product MSSPSNVTFPNLTSNPDESYQVNIIACAVITWVIGATFVGLRFYTRGIILHNILGAEDWLILLALVFAAATCAGLIEQAVYGLGKHTLDINPDLIIPMARAGWYTILYYLLTLLLTKLSLLLLYLRLLTYHHARYYVHLILLIVILTNGLWTLATVLTACLPLPAFWDRATYPNAYCHPRPFWLGNTGLHIGTDILLYILPLPIIANLQMKPKQKAMLYGVFALGFFVCTISAVRLWDLIEQYSRSDFTFDNVSIAYLTCIEINAAIACACCMTLKPLVSKLFPRFFSGSNSDSLETPGDVEAGPDDAGRVAEQKGRNPPTIGSKPSRRVGDQDKETWISMYQSQRDSDSLELQERDIVEAEKGASQAIAEK from the exons ATGTCTTCTCCAAGCAATGTCACCTTTCCAAAtctcacctccaaccccgaTGAGTCCTACCAGGTTAACATCATCGCCTGTGCCGTGATCACATGGGTTATTGGAGCAACATTTGTAGGACTGCGGTTCTACACCCGAGGGATCATACTTCACAACATCCTCGGAGCAGAAGACTGGCTTATACTACTGGCATTGGTCtttgcagcagcaacatgTGCAGGCCTGATTGAGC AAGCGGTTTACGGCCTAGGAAAACACACACTAGATATCAACCccgacctcatcatcccaatGGCGAGG GCAGGCTGGTACACAATCCTCTACTACCtcctaaccctcctcctaaccaaactctccctcctcctcctctacctcCGCCTCCTAACCTACCACCACGCCCGCTACTACGTCCACCtaatcctcctcatcgtcatcctcaccaacggCCTCTGGACCCTCGCCACCGTTTTAACCGcctgcctccccctccccgccttctGGGACAGAGCAACTTACCCAAACGCCTACTGCCACCCACGCCCCTTCTGGCTAGGGAACACAGGCCTTCACATCGGCACCGATATCCTTTTatacatcctccccctccccataaTCGCCAACCTGCAAATGAAGCCAAAACAAAAGGCCATGCTATACGGTGTTTTCGCTTTGGGTTTCTT TGTCTGCACAATATCGGCAGTCCGCCTATGGGACTTGATCGAGCAATACTCCCGCTCCGACTTCACCTTTGACAACGTCAGCATCGCCTACCTAACCTGCATCGAGAtcaacgccgccatcgccTGCGCGTGCTGCATGACGCTCAAGCCGTTGGTCAGCAAGCTGTTCCCGAGGTTCTTTTCCGGGTCCAATAGCGACAGCTTGGAAACGCCAGGGGATGTGGAAGCTGGGCCTGATGACGCTGGCAGAGTCGCGGAGCAAAAGGGAAGGAATCCGCCTACTATCGGGTCGAAGCCTTCACGGAGGGTGGGCGATCAGGATAAGGAGACGTGGATTTCAATGTACCAGAGTCAGAGGGATAGTGACAGTTTAGAGCTGCAGGAGAGGGACATCGtggaggctgagaagggggcGTCGCAAGCAATAGCAGAGAAATAA
- the FAL1 gene encoding RNA helicase (EggNog:ENOG503NWJ1; COG:A) has protein sequence MAEGGIDRKADEKLTFSTSKEVTVHPTFESMSLKESLLRGIYAYGYESPSAVQSRAIVQICKGRDTIAQAQSGTGKTATFSISMLQVIDTAVRETQALVLSPTRELATQIQSVVMALGDYMNVQCHACIGGTNVGEDIRKLDYGQHIVSGTPGRVADMIRRRHLRTRHIKMLVLDEADELLNQGFREQIYDVYRYLPPATQVVVVSATLPHDVLTMTTKFMTDPVRILVKRDELTLEGLKQYFIAVEKEDWKFDTLCDLYDTLTITQAVIFCNTRRKVDWLTDKMREANFTVSSMHGDMPQKERDSIMQDFRQGNSRVLISTDVWARGIDVQQVSLVINYDLPSNRENYIHRIGRSGRFGRKGVAINFVTTEDVRILRDIELYYSTQIDEMPMNVADLIA, from the exons ATGGCTGAAGGTGGTATTGATCGCAAGGCCGATGAGAAGCTCACGTTCTCGACCTCGAAGGAGGTCACGGTCCACCCAACTTTCGAGTCCATGTCATTGAAGG AGAGTCTCCTTCGTGGTATCTATGCCTACGGCTACGAGTCGCCGTCCGCCGTCCAGTCCAGAGCTATCGTTCAGATTTGCAAAGGTCGCGATACCATTGCCCAAGCCCAATCCGGTACTGGTAAAACGGCAACTTTCTCCATTAGTATGCTCCAAGTCATCGATACCGCTGTGCGCGAGACCCAGGCTCTTGTCCTCTCACCAACCCGCGAACTTGCGACACAGATTCAGAGCGTTGTCATGGCGTTGGGTGATTACATGAACGTGCAGTGCCATGCCTGCATTGGTGGAACAAACGTGGGCGAGGATATTCGCAAGCTCGATTACGGCCAGCACATCGTATCCGGCACCCCTGGCCGTGTTGCCGACATGATCAGACGTCGCCACTTGCGCACCCGCCATATCAAGATGTTGGTTCTGGATGAAGCCGACGAACTGCTCAACCAGGGTTTCCGGGAGCAAATCTACGACGTGTACCGCTACCTGCCACCCGCCACTcaggttgtggttgtgtcCGCTACTCTTCCCCACGATGTCCTTACCATGACGACCAAGTTCATGACCGATCCGGTTCGTATTCTCGTCAAGCGTGACGAGTTGACGCTCGAAGGCCTCAAGCAATACTTCATTGCCGTCGAAAAGGAGGACTGGAAGTTTGACACCCTGTGCGATCTCTACGATACCCTTACCATCACCCAAGCCGTAATTTTCTGCAACACAAGGAGAAAGGTCGACTGGTTGACAGACAAGATGAGGGAGGCCAACTTCACTGTCAGCAGTATGCACGGTGACATGCCACAAAAGGAGCGTGACAGCATTATGCAGGATTTTAGACAGGGCAACAGCAGAGTGTTGATCTCGACCGATGTGTGGGCTCGTGGTATCGACGTTCAACAAGTCAGTCTGGTCATCAACTACGACCTTCCCAGCAATCGTGAGAACTACATCCACCGCATCGGTCGTTCGGGCAGGTTCGGGCGTAAGGGTGTCGCTATCAACTTCGTGACGACGGAGGATGTGCGCATCCTCCGCGATATCGAGT TGTATTACTCCACTCAAATCGACGAAATGCCCATGAACGTGGCCGACCTCATTGCTTGA